In the Suncus etruscus isolate mSunEtr1 chromosome 20, mSunEtr1.pri.cur, whole genome shotgun sequence genome, one interval contains:
- the PLCD1 gene encoding 1-phosphatidylinositol 4,5-bisphosphate phosphodiesterase delta-1 isoform X1, which produces MQCLGLGRRSPSRELYLQEQSLKVAALNGQRLGLQDDKDLLALLKGSQLLKVKSSSWRRERFYKLQEDCKTIWQESRKVMRSPESQLFSIEDIQDVRMGHRTEGLEKFARDVPEERCFSIVFKDQRNTLDLIAPSPQEAQHWVQGLRKIIHHSGTMDQRQKLQHWIHSCLRKADKNKDNKMSFKELQNFLKELNIQVDDSYARKIFRECDHSQTDSLEDEEIETFYKMLTQRSEIDRTFAEATGSAETMSVDQLVTFLQHQQREEAAGPALALSLIERYEPSEAAKAQRQMTKDGFLMYLLSADGSAFSLAHRRVYQDMNQPLSHYLVSSSHNTYLLEDQITGPSSTEAYIRALCKGCRCLELDCWDGPNLEPVIYHGYTFTSKIFLCDVLRAIRDYAFKASPYPVILSLENHCSLEQQHVMARHLRTILGPLLLDRPLEGVTSSLPSPEQLKGKILLKGKKLGRLVTPEEEAGPEATVSDEDEAAEMEDEAVRSRVQHKSKEHKLRLVKELSDMVIYCKSVHFAGFSSPGTPEQAFYEMVSFSENRALRLLQESGNSFVRHNVNHLSRIYPAGRRTDSSNYHPVDMWNGGCQIVALNFQTPGPEMDVYQGRFQDNGACGYVLKPAFLRDPSSTFNPHALVPGPWWTRKRLSVRVISGQQLPKVNKSKNSIVDPKVTVEVHGVGRDVASYHTPVVTNNGFNPWWDKQFEFEVTVPELALVRFVVEDYDASSKNDFIGQSTIPLNSLKQGFRHVHLLSKNGDQHPSATLFVKVSVQDC; this is translated from the exons ATGCAGTGCCTGGGGCTCGGGCGCCGGAGCCCCTCCCGGGAGCTCTACCTGCAGGAGCAGAGCCTGAAGGTGGCTGCGCTCAATGGGCAGAGACTGG GTCTGCAGGATGATAAGGACCTCCTGGCCCTCCTGAAGGGCAGTCAGCTCCTCAAGGTGAAGTCCAGCTCATGGCGGAGAGAACGTTTCTACAAATTACAGGAGGACTGCAAGACCATTTGGCAGGAGTCCCGCAAAGTCATGCGGAGCCCAGAGTCCCAGCTCT TCTCCATCGAGGACATCCAGGATGTGCGGATGGGGCATCGTACGGAGGGCCTGGAGAAGTTTGCCCGCGATGTGCCCGAAGAGCGCTGCTTCTCCATCGTTTTCAAGGACCAGCGCAACACACTGGACCTCATAGCGCCGTCCCCCCAAGAGGCCCAGCACTGGGTGCAAGGCCTGCGCAAGATCATCCATCACTCGGGAACCATGGACCAGCGACAGAAGCTACAGCA CTGGATTCATTCCTGCTTGCGAAAAGCTGACAAGAACAAGGACAATAAGATGAGCTTTAAGGAGCTGCAGAACTTCTTAAAAGAGCTTAACATTCAGGTGGATGACAGCTACGCTCGCAAGATCttcagg GAATGCGACCACTCCCAGACCGACTCACTGGAGGATGAAGAGATCGAAACCTTCTACAAGATGCTCACGCAGCGGTCGGAGATCGACCGCACCTTTGCCGAGGCCACAGGCTCTGCGGAGACCATGTCGGTGGATCAGCTAGTGACGTTTCTGCAGCACCAGCAGCGGGAGGAGGCAGCGGGGCCAGCCCTGGCCCTTTCACTCATTGAGCGCTACGAGCCCAGTGAGGCTG cCAAGGCCCAGCGGCAGATGACCAAGGATGGCTTCCTCATGTACCTGCTGTCCGCTGACGGCAGCGCCTTCAGCCTGGCGCACCGGCGAGTCTACCAGGATATGAACCAGCCACTTAGCCACTACTTGGTGTCCTCCTCACACAACACTTACCTGCTGGAAGACCAGATTACTGGGCCCAGCAGCACTGAAGCCTACATCCG GGCACTCTGCAAAGGTTGTCGCTGCCTGGAACTTGATTGCTGGGATGGGCCCAACCTGGAGCCCGTTATCTACCACGGCTACACATTCACCTCCAAGATTTTCCTCTGCGACGTTCTCAGGGCCATCCGGGATTATGCTTTTAAG GCCTCCCCGTATCCAGTCATCCTGTCTCTGGAGAACCACTGCAGCCTGGAGCAGCAGCATGTGATGGCTCGACACCTTCGCACCATCTTGGGTCCTCTGCTCTTGGACCGTCCGCTGGAAGGCGTCACCAGCAGCCTGCCTTCCCCGGAG CAACTGAAGGGGAAGATCTTGCTGAAGGGGAAGAAACTGGGGCGGCTTGTGACCCCTGAAGAGGAGGCAGGCCCAGAGGCCACTGTCTCGGATGAAGATGAGGCTGCGGAAATGGAGGATGAGGCCGTGAGGAGCCGGGTGCAACATAAATCCAAG GAGCACAAGCTGAGACTGGTGAAGGAGCTGTCTGATATGGTTATTTACTGCAAGAGTGTCCACTTTGCGGGCTTCTCCAGCCCTGGCACCCCCGAACAGGCCTTCTATGAGATGGTGTCCTTTTCCGAGAACCGAGCTCTCCGCCTGCTCCAGGAATCCG GAAATAGCTTTGTCCGCCACAATGTGAATCACCTGAGCAGGATCTACCCTGCTGGGAGGAGGACAGACTCATCCAACTATCATCCGGTGGACATGTGGAACGGGGGCTGCCAGATCG TGGCCCTGAACTTCCAGACGCCAGGACCTGAGATGGACGTGTACCAGGGGCGCTTCCAAGACAATGGAGCCTGCGGGTATGTGCTGAAACCTGCCTTCCTGCGAGATCCCAGCTCCACCTTCAACCCACATGCCTTGGTTCCGGGGCCCTGGTGGACGAGGAAGCGGCTCAGTGTCAGG GTCATCTCGGGGCAACAGCTGCCCAAAGTCAACAAGAGCAAGAACTCCATAGTGGATCCCAAGGTGACTGTGGAGGTCCACGGCGTGGGCCGTGACGTGGCAAGCTACCACACACCCGTTGTTACCAATAATG GCTTCAACCCGTGGTGGGACAAGCAGTTTGAGTTCGAAGTGACTGTCCCCGAGCTTGCCCTCGTTCGCTTTGTGGTGGAGGATTACGACGCGTCATCCAAGAACGACTTCATTGGCCAGAGCACCATCCCCCTGAACAGTCTCAAGCAGG GATTCCGCCATGTCCATCTCTTGTCGAAGAATGGAGACCAGCACCCATCTGCTACCCTCTTTGTGAAGGTGTCTGTGCAGGACTGCTAG
- the PLCD1 gene encoding 1-phosphatidylinositol 4,5-bisphosphate phosphodiesterase delta-1 isoform X2: MDPGRGFLALHGLQDDKDLLALLKGSQLLKVKSSSWRRERFYKLQEDCKTIWQESRKVMRSPESQLFSIEDIQDVRMGHRTEGLEKFARDVPEERCFSIVFKDQRNTLDLIAPSPQEAQHWVQGLRKIIHHSGTMDQRQKLQHWIHSCLRKADKNKDNKMSFKELQNFLKELNIQVDDSYARKIFRECDHSQTDSLEDEEIETFYKMLTQRSEIDRTFAEATGSAETMSVDQLVTFLQHQQREEAAGPALALSLIERYEPSEAAKAQRQMTKDGFLMYLLSADGSAFSLAHRRVYQDMNQPLSHYLVSSSHNTYLLEDQITGPSSTEAYIRALCKGCRCLELDCWDGPNLEPVIYHGYTFTSKIFLCDVLRAIRDYAFKASPYPVILSLENHCSLEQQHVMARHLRTILGPLLLDRPLEGVTSSLPSPEQLKGKILLKGKKLGRLVTPEEEAGPEATVSDEDEAAEMEDEAVRSRVQHKSKEHKLRLVKELSDMVIYCKSVHFAGFSSPGTPEQAFYEMVSFSENRALRLLQESGNSFVRHNVNHLSRIYPAGRRTDSSNYHPVDMWNGGCQIVALNFQTPGPEMDVYQGRFQDNGACGYVLKPAFLRDPSSTFNPHALVPGPWWTRKRLSVRVISGQQLPKVNKSKNSIVDPKVTVEVHGVGRDVASYHTPVVTNNGFNPWWDKQFEFEVTVPELALVRFVVEDYDASSKNDFIGQSTIPLNSLKQGFRHVHLLSKNGDQHPSATLFVKVSVQDC, encoded by the exons GTCTGCAGGATGATAAGGACCTCCTGGCCCTCCTGAAGGGCAGTCAGCTCCTCAAGGTGAAGTCCAGCTCATGGCGGAGAGAACGTTTCTACAAATTACAGGAGGACTGCAAGACCATTTGGCAGGAGTCCCGCAAAGTCATGCGGAGCCCAGAGTCCCAGCTCT TCTCCATCGAGGACATCCAGGATGTGCGGATGGGGCATCGTACGGAGGGCCTGGAGAAGTTTGCCCGCGATGTGCCCGAAGAGCGCTGCTTCTCCATCGTTTTCAAGGACCAGCGCAACACACTGGACCTCATAGCGCCGTCCCCCCAAGAGGCCCAGCACTGGGTGCAAGGCCTGCGCAAGATCATCCATCACTCGGGAACCATGGACCAGCGACAGAAGCTACAGCA CTGGATTCATTCCTGCTTGCGAAAAGCTGACAAGAACAAGGACAATAAGATGAGCTTTAAGGAGCTGCAGAACTTCTTAAAAGAGCTTAACATTCAGGTGGATGACAGCTACGCTCGCAAGATCttcagg GAATGCGACCACTCCCAGACCGACTCACTGGAGGATGAAGAGATCGAAACCTTCTACAAGATGCTCACGCAGCGGTCGGAGATCGACCGCACCTTTGCCGAGGCCACAGGCTCTGCGGAGACCATGTCGGTGGATCAGCTAGTGACGTTTCTGCAGCACCAGCAGCGGGAGGAGGCAGCGGGGCCAGCCCTGGCCCTTTCACTCATTGAGCGCTACGAGCCCAGTGAGGCTG cCAAGGCCCAGCGGCAGATGACCAAGGATGGCTTCCTCATGTACCTGCTGTCCGCTGACGGCAGCGCCTTCAGCCTGGCGCACCGGCGAGTCTACCAGGATATGAACCAGCCACTTAGCCACTACTTGGTGTCCTCCTCACACAACACTTACCTGCTGGAAGACCAGATTACTGGGCCCAGCAGCACTGAAGCCTACATCCG GGCACTCTGCAAAGGTTGTCGCTGCCTGGAACTTGATTGCTGGGATGGGCCCAACCTGGAGCCCGTTATCTACCACGGCTACACATTCACCTCCAAGATTTTCCTCTGCGACGTTCTCAGGGCCATCCGGGATTATGCTTTTAAG GCCTCCCCGTATCCAGTCATCCTGTCTCTGGAGAACCACTGCAGCCTGGAGCAGCAGCATGTGATGGCTCGACACCTTCGCACCATCTTGGGTCCTCTGCTCTTGGACCGTCCGCTGGAAGGCGTCACCAGCAGCCTGCCTTCCCCGGAG CAACTGAAGGGGAAGATCTTGCTGAAGGGGAAGAAACTGGGGCGGCTTGTGACCCCTGAAGAGGAGGCAGGCCCAGAGGCCACTGTCTCGGATGAAGATGAGGCTGCGGAAATGGAGGATGAGGCCGTGAGGAGCCGGGTGCAACATAAATCCAAG GAGCACAAGCTGAGACTGGTGAAGGAGCTGTCTGATATGGTTATTTACTGCAAGAGTGTCCACTTTGCGGGCTTCTCCAGCCCTGGCACCCCCGAACAGGCCTTCTATGAGATGGTGTCCTTTTCCGAGAACCGAGCTCTCCGCCTGCTCCAGGAATCCG GAAATAGCTTTGTCCGCCACAATGTGAATCACCTGAGCAGGATCTACCCTGCTGGGAGGAGGACAGACTCATCCAACTATCATCCGGTGGACATGTGGAACGGGGGCTGCCAGATCG TGGCCCTGAACTTCCAGACGCCAGGACCTGAGATGGACGTGTACCAGGGGCGCTTCCAAGACAATGGAGCCTGCGGGTATGTGCTGAAACCTGCCTTCCTGCGAGATCCCAGCTCCACCTTCAACCCACATGCCTTGGTTCCGGGGCCCTGGTGGACGAGGAAGCGGCTCAGTGTCAGG GTCATCTCGGGGCAACAGCTGCCCAAAGTCAACAAGAGCAAGAACTCCATAGTGGATCCCAAGGTGACTGTGGAGGTCCACGGCGTGGGCCGTGACGTGGCAAGCTACCACACACCCGTTGTTACCAATAATG GCTTCAACCCGTGGTGGGACAAGCAGTTTGAGTTCGAAGTGACTGTCCCCGAGCTTGCCCTCGTTCGCTTTGTGGTGGAGGATTACGACGCGTCATCCAAGAACGACTTCATTGGCCAGAGCACCATCCCCCTGAACAGTCTCAAGCAGG GATTCCGCCATGTCCATCTCTTGTCGAAGAATGGAGACCAGCACCCATCTGCTACCCTCTTTGTGAAGGTGTCTGTGCAGGACTGCTAG